The Streptomyces cyaneogriseus subsp. noncyanogenus region GAGCTCGACGTCAAGGTCGGTGACGTCGTGCTCTACAGCAAGTACGGCGGCACCGAGGTGAAGTACAACAACGAGGAGTACCTCGTTCTCTCGGCCCGCGACGTGCTCGCGATCGTCGAGAAGTAAGTCGACCTCACCTCGACTTCTGCTCAAGAGCTGCGCCCTGGCCCCCGCGACCGATAACGAAGCCGGGCGCCGGGGCGCAGTCGCTTTTCATCCCTGAATTCCGAGAGGGCTCCCGCTGCCATGGCGAAGATCCTGAAGTTCGACGAGGACGCCCGTCGCGCCCTCGAGCGCGGCGTCAACAAGCTTGCCGACACGGTGAAGGTGACGATCGGCCCCAAGGGCCGCAACGTCGTCATCGACAAGAAGTTCGGCGCCCCCACCATCACCAACGACGGTGTCACGATCGCCCGCGAGGTCGAGATCGAGGACCCGTACGAGAACCTCGGCGCGCAGCTGGTGAAGGAGGTGGCGACCAAGACCAACGACATCGCGGGTGACGGCACCACCACCGCCACGGTCCTGGCCCAGGCGCTGGTCCGCGAGGGCCTGAAGAACGTCGCCGCCGGTGCCTCCCCGGCGCTGCTGAAGAAGGGCATCGACGCGGCCGTCGCCGCCGTCTCCGAGGACCTCCTCGCCACGGCCCGCCCGATCGACGAGAAGTCCGACATCGCCGCCGTCGCCGCGCTGTCCGCCCAGGACCAGCAGGTCGGCGAGCTCATCGCCGAGGCGATGGACAAGGTCGGCAAGGACGGTGTCATCACCGTCGAGGAGTCCAACACCTTCGGCCTGGAGCTGGACTTCACCGAGGGCATGGCCTTCGACAAGGGCTACCTGTCGCCGTACTTCGTGACGGACCAGGAGCGCATGGAGGCCGTCCTGGAGGACCCGTACATCCTCATCAACCAGGGCAAGATCTCCGCCATCGCGGACCTGCTGCCGCTGCTGGAGAAGGTCATCCAGGCCAACTCCTCCAAGCCGCTGCTGATCATCGCCGAGGACGTCGAGGGCGAGGCCCTGTCCACCCTCGTCGTGAACAAGATCCGCGGCACCTTCAACGCCGTCGCCGTCAAGGCCCCGGGCTTCGGCGACCGCCGCAAGGCGATGCTCCAGGACATGGCGGTCCTCACCGGCGCCACCGTCATCTCCGAGGAGGTCGGCCTCAAGCTCGACCAGGTCGGCCTGGACGTGCTCGGCTCCGCCCGCCGCGTCACCGTCACCAAGGACGACACCACGATCGTCGACGGCGCCGGCAAGTCCGAGGACGTGCAGGGCCGCGTCGCGCAGATCAAGGCCGAGATCGAGACCACCGACTCCGACTGGGACCGCGAGAAGCTCCAGGAGCGCCTCGCCAAGCTGGCCGGCGGCGTGTGCGTGATCAAGGTCGGCGCCGCCACCGAGGTGGAGCTGAAGGAGCGCAAGCACCGTCTGGAGGACGCCATCTCCGCGACCCGCGCCGCGGTCGAGGAGGGCATCGTCTCCGGTGGTGGCTCCGCCCTGGTCCACGCCTCCAAGGTCCTGGAGGGCAACCTCGACAAGACCGGCGACGAGGCCACCGGTGTCTCCGTCGTCGCGCGCGCCGTCGTCGAGCCGCTGCGCTGGATCGCGGAGAACGCGGGCCTGGAGGGCTACGTCATCGTCTCCAAGGTCAAGGAGCTGGAGAAGGGCAGCGGCTACAACGCCGCCACCGGCGAGTACGGCGACCTGATCAAGCAGGGCGTCATCGACCCGGTCAAGGTCACCCGCTCCGCCCTGGAGAACGCCGCCTCCATCGCCTCCCTGCTGCTGACGACCGAGACCCTGGTCGTCGAGAAGAAGGAAGAGGAAGAGGCCGCCGCGGGCCACGGCCACGGCCACGCCCACTGAGGCACCGGCACCCGGAAGCCCCCGCCCCGCGCGCTGCGCCGGGACGGGGGCTTTCCCGCGTCCGTGCCGCGCCGGGGGCGGGTGCCCCCCGTGCCCGCTCCCGCCGGGGCAGGCTCCCGCGTCCCCGCGCCCTCCGGTGCCGGCGGCCCCGTCCTCGCCGTCCGCGTCCCGCCGGTGCTACCGCGGTCCCCGCTTCCGCCCCTCTCCCGCCGGGGGCTACCGCGGTCCGTACTTCCGCCCCGTCTT contains the following coding sequences:
- the groL gene encoding chaperonin GroEL (60 kDa chaperone family; promotes refolding of misfolded polypeptides especially under stressful conditions; forms two stacked rings of heptamers to form a barrel-shaped 14mer; ends can be capped by GroES; misfolded proteins enter the barrel where they are refolded when GroES binds), which gives rise to MAKILKFDEDARRALERGVNKLADTVKVTIGPKGRNVVIDKKFGAPTITNDGVTIAREVEIEDPYENLGAQLVKEVATKTNDIAGDGTTTATVLAQALVREGLKNVAAGASPALLKKGIDAAVAAVSEDLLATARPIDEKSDIAAVAALSAQDQQVGELIAEAMDKVGKDGVITVEESNTFGLELDFTEGMAFDKGYLSPYFVTDQERMEAVLEDPYILINQGKISAIADLLPLLEKVIQANSSKPLLIIAEDVEGEALSTLVVNKIRGTFNAVAVKAPGFGDRRKAMLQDMAVLTGATVISEEVGLKLDQVGLDVLGSARRVTVTKDDTTIVDGAGKSEDVQGRVAQIKAEIETTDSDWDREKLQERLAKLAGGVCVIKVGAATEVELKERKHRLEDAISATRAAVEEGIVSGGGSALVHASKVLEGNLDKTGDEATGVSVVARAVVEPLRWIAENAGLEGYVIVSKVKELEKGSGYNAATGEYGDLIKQGVIDPVKVTRSALENAASIASLLLTTETLVVEKKEEEEAAAGHGHGHAH